Proteins from one Mesorhizobium sp. M9A.F.Ca.ET.002.03.1.2 genomic window:
- a CDS encoding alpha/beta hydrolase has protein sequence MQGDPFRIRDHVADFDKIVQDIVHRSEAVRATIPMTADVAYGPDQTETIDLFFPSGRRSGLPVHMFIHGGYWRMFSKRDYSYVATTITQAGAIAVIVDYALMPKVRMATIVDQVRRAKQWVLAQIADHGGDPAELTVSGHSAGAHLSTFLFNSEHTPSNVRAALLLGGLYDLKPLQNSFLANEIGITDEEVALFTPLAYRHDPQTRATVLVGANETPPFHQQADRFKENLLQRGSPVNSLVLTNRNHMDSVRDLGLPGSQAGDCLTKLIANNRR, from the coding sequence GTGCAAGGCGATCCATTTCGCATCCGCGACCACGTCGCGGATTTTGACAAAATCGTGCAGGACATCGTTCACCGCAGCGAGGCCGTTCGCGCAACCATTCCAATGACTGCGGACGTTGCCTATGGGCCGGATCAGACCGAAACCATCGACCTGTTCTTTCCCTCGGGCAGAAGAAGCGGCCTGCCGGTGCACATGTTTATCCATGGCGGCTACTGGAGGATGTTCTCCAAGCGCGACTACTCATACGTCGCAACGACGATTACCCAGGCCGGTGCCATTGCCGTCATCGTCGACTATGCTCTGATGCCCAAGGTCAGAATGGCGACGATCGTCGACCAGGTGCGCCGCGCCAAGCAGTGGGTTCTGGCCCAGATCGCCGACCACGGCGGAGACCCGGCGGAACTGACTGTCAGCGGTCATTCGGCGGGAGCACATCTCTCAACGTTTCTGTTCAACAGCGAGCATACCCCCTCGAATGTGCGGGCAGCTCTTCTGCTCGGCGGGCTCTACGATTTGAAACCGCTCCAGAACTCCTTTCTCGCCAACGAGATTGGAATCACCGACGAGGAAGTCGCCTTGTTTACACCGCTTGCCTATCGGCATGATCCTCAAACCAGAGCGACGGTTCTGGTCGGAGCCAATGAGACGCCGCCTTTCCATCAGCAAGCAGATCGATTCAAAGAGAACCTGCTGCAGCGGGGTTCGCCGGTAAATTCGCTTGTTCTCACGAACCGCAACCACATGGACAGTGTCAGAGATCTCGGCCTGCCTGGGAGCCAGGCGGGTGATTGCCTGACGAAACTGATTGCAAACAACCGCCGCTGA
- a CDS encoding NAD-dependent succinate-semialdehyde dehydrogenase: MNISHQGLGDDQDTADFHRFSHGLYIGGQWRQSADGREIQVVDPSTEAVIAAVPDATIEDAAAAVEAAAKAADGWRTTAPRKRSEILRRCFELMMQRSETLATLISLENGKALRDARGEIAYAAEFFRWNAEEAVRITGEFGIAPSGTNRIVVDYEPIGICVLVTPWNFPAAMATRKIAPALAAGCTVILKPASETPLTAYALAALYQEAGVPPGVVNVLTTSNPGPVTAAMLADPRVRKLSFTGSTGVGRVLLAEAAKHVVSCSMELGGNAPFLVFDDADLDAAVDGAMVAKMRNAGEACTAANRIYVQSGVYDAFGEKLARRMSALKIGAGTDAATECGPMITRKAVDKIDRLVNDAVARGARVLCGGKAGSGPGFYYPPTVLCGVPAEAEMAHEEIFGPVAPISRFETEADVIARANDTEYGLAAYIYTRDLARGMRVASKIEAGMIALNRGLMSDPAAPFGGVKQSGLGREGGQHHGIAEFMEAKYLAVSI, encoded by the coding sequence ATGAACATATCTCACCAGGGACTGGGGGACGATCAGGACACTGCCGACTTCCATAGATTCTCCCACGGCTTGTATATTGGCGGCCAGTGGAGGCAATCCGCCGACGGCAGGGAAATCCAGGTCGTGGACCCTTCCACGGAGGCGGTGATCGCAGCCGTTCCCGATGCGACGATCGAGGATGCCGCGGCCGCGGTGGAGGCTGCGGCCAAGGCCGCCGATGGCTGGCGCACAACGGCGCCCCGCAAGCGTTCTGAAATCCTCAGACGCTGCTTTGAACTGATGATGCAACGTTCCGAGACGCTGGCAACCCTGATCTCGCTGGAAAACGGCAAGGCACTCCGGGACGCGCGTGGCGAGATCGCCTATGCTGCGGAGTTCTTTCGCTGGAATGCCGAGGAAGCCGTTCGCATCACCGGTGAATTCGGGATTGCGCCTTCCGGCACCAACCGGATCGTGGTCGACTACGAGCCGATCGGCATCTGCGTCCTTGTCACACCCTGGAACTTCCCTGCCGCCATGGCGACGCGCAAGATCGCGCCCGCCTTGGCTGCCGGGTGCACGGTGATTTTGAAGCCAGCCAGCGAGACCCCGCTCACGGCCTACGCGCTTGCCGCGCTCTACCAGGAAGCCGGCGTTCCGCCAGGTGTGGTGAACGTCCTGACAACCTCCAATCCCGGCCCTGTGACGGCCGCGATGCTGGCCGATCCGCGGGTGCGGAAACTCTCCTTTACCGGCTCGACGGGTGTCGGGCGCGTTCTGCTGGCCGAGGCTGCAAAGCACGTGGTTTCGTGTTCGATGGAACTTGGCGGCAACGCGCCATTCCTTGTGTTTGATGACGCGGACCTTGACGCGGCGGTCGATGGGGCGATGGTGGCGAAGATGCGCAACGCCGGCGAAGCCTGCACGGCTGCAAACCGCATCTATGTCCAGTCCGGCGTTTACGATGCCTTTGGCGAAAAGCTCGCCAGGCGGATGTCGGCACTCAAGATCGGCGCTGGTACGGACGCGGCCACGGAGTGCGGGCCGATGATCACCAGGAAGGCAGTCGACAAGATCGACCGTCTGGTCAACGATGCTGTCGCCCGTGGCGCGCGGGTGCTGTGCGGGGGCAAGGCAGGCTCGGGACCGGGATTCTACTATCCACCGACCGTGCTCTGCGGCGTCCCGGCCGAGGCGGAGATGGCGCACGAAGAAATTTTTGGGCCGGTGGCGCCGATCTCGAGATTCGAAACGGAAGCCGACGTCATCGCGCGCGCCAACGACACCGAATACGGTCTTGCCGCCTACATCTACACGCGCGATCTTGCGCGTGGGATGCGGGTGGCATCCAAGATCGAAGCCGGGATGATCGCTCTCAACCGCGGCTTGATGTCCGATCCGGCAGCACCCTTCGGCGGGGTAAAGCAGAGCGGCCTCGGCCGCGAAGGCGGCCAGCATCACGGCATTGCCGAGTTCATGGAGGCGAAATACCTCGCCGTCAGCATTTGA
- a CDS encoding carbohydrate ABC transporter permease: MIESKRHRRLIANIATYTVLVSLSAFCIGPMIWMFLTSLKYEADIVTQTMQYIPSRITFDNYVAIWTQSGFPLLIGNSLVVTLLTVTICVVTGTLAAYAFSRFAFRGRDRLMLGYLVVRMFPAVMVIIPLYVVMRGVGLVDSRFGLALAYTSFLLPLFVWMLKGFFDSAPRELESAARIDGSTRLGAMVRIVVPLARNGLVASSVFIAIAAWNEFLFALMLTTGQGSRTWPVGLQLMVGEFQLPWGVLAAGGILSIIPVIVLFAIVQRTMVQGLTAGAVKG, translated from the coding sequence ATGATCGAAAGCAAGCGTCACCGGCGGTTGATCGCGAACATCGCCACCTACACCGTGCTTGTGAGCCTCTCGGCATTCTGCATCGGCCCGATGATCTGGATGTTCCTGACATCGCTCAAATATGAGGCCGATATCGTCACCCAGACGATGCAGTACATACCGAGCCGCATCACCTTCGACAATTATGTCGCCATCTGGACGCAGTCCGGCTTTCCCCTGCTTATCGGCAACAGCCTCGTCGTCACCTTGCTGACGGTGACGATCTGCGTCGTCACAGGGACGTTGGCCGCCTATGCATTTTCGCGCTTCGCGTTTCGCGGCCGGGACCGGCTCATGCTCGGCTATCTTGTCGTTCGCATGTTCCCGGCGGTCATGGTGATCATTCCCCTTTATGTCGTGATGCGCGGCGTCGGACTCGTAGACAGCCGTTTCGGCCTTGCGCTTGCCTATACGAGTTTCCTGCTGCCGCTGTTCGTATGGATGCTCAAAGGCTTCTTCGATTCAGCACCCAGGGAACTCGAGAGTGCGGCACGAATCGACGGTTCGACAAGGCTTGGCGCCATGGTCCGTATCGTCGTGCCGCTTGCGCGGAACGGCCTGGTTGCAAGTTCCGTGTTCATTGCGATCGCTGCCTGGAACGAGTTTCTGTTCGCCCTGATGCTCACGACGGGGCAGGGGTCTCGCACCTGGCCCGTGGGCCTGCAACTGATGGTCGGCGAGTTCCAGCTTCCTTGGGGCGTTCTGGCTGCAGGCGGCATCCTCAGCATCATCCCGGTCATCGTTCTCTTCGCTATCGTCCAGCGAACCATGGTTCAGGGGCTGACCGCAGGCGCCGTCAAAGGTTAG
- the ugpC gene encoding sn-glycerol-3-phosphate ABC transporter ATP-binding protein UgpC, with the protein MATLSIKDVRKAYGSVQVLHGVDIELEDGGFLVLLGPSGCGKSTLLNMIAGLDDTSGGDILIGGRSVVDLAPKDRNIAMVFQSYALYPTMSVARNIGFGLEMRGVDADKRKRAVEDAARLLQISHLLDRRPANLSGGQRQRVAMGRAIVRDPELFLFDEPLSNLDAKLRVEMRTEIKRLHERLGTSIVYVTHDQIEAMTLGTKVAVMKGGHIQQLADPRTVYERPANMFVASFIGSPAMNFLPGQLVRDADGVRFEASGVSIAMLASKPAEISERPVILGMRPEELKVAERDQASVTGVIDVVEPTGPETMVTVQVGDRSVTARVPPRFAGQRNEAIFLAVDPASVNLFDPNTEQRIDI; encoded by the coding sequence ATGGCGACACTTTCCATCAAGGACGTGCGCAAGGCCTACGGCTCGGTCCAGGTTCTTCACGGCGTCGACATCGAGCTCGAGGACGGAGGTTTCCTGGTTCTGCTCGGGCCGTCCGGATGCGGCAAGTCGACCTTGCTCAACATGATTGCCGGCCTCGACGACACGTCCGGCGGTGATATCCTGATCGGCGGACGCTCGGTCGTGGACCTTGCACCCAAGGACCGCAATATCGCCATGGTGTTCCAATCCTACGCGCTGTACCCAACCATGTCGGTCGCGAGAAACATCGGCTTCGGGCTGGAAATGCGTGGCGTGGACGCCGACAAACGCAAGCGTGCCGTCGAGGATGCCGCGCGCCTGCTGCAAATCTCGCATCTGCTCGACCGGCGCCCCGCGAACCTGTCGGGCGGACAGCGGCAGCGCGTAGCGATGGGCCGGGCGATCGTGCGCGACCCGGAGCTGTTCCTCTTCGACGAGCCGCTGTCCAATCTGGATGCCAAGCTTCGTGTCGAAATGCGCACGGAGATCAAGCGCCTGCACGAGCGTCTCGGCACGAGCATCGTCTATGTCACGCATGATCAGATCGAGGCAATGACGCTGGGCACCAAGGTGGCGGTGATGAAGGGCGGCCACATTCAGCAATTGGCCGATCCGCGCACTGTCTATGAACGGCCCGCCAACATGTTCGTGGCAAGTTTCATAGGGTCTCCGGCAATGAACTTCCTTCCTGGACAATTGGTCCGGGACGCGGACGGTGTCCGTTTCGAAGCGAGCGGGGTATCGATCGCGATGCTGGCCAGCAAACCGGCGGAAATCTCCGAGCGCCCGGTGATCCTGGGCATGCGGCCCGAGGAACTGAAGGTGGCTGAGCGCGATCAAGCTTCGGTAACGGGCGTGATCGATGTGGTGGAGCCTACCGGACCCGAAACGATGGTGACAGTGCAGGTTGGCGATCGCTCGGTCACGGCGCGCGTGCCGCCGAGGTTTGCCGGCCAACGAAACGAGGCAATCTTTCTTGCCGTCGATCCGGCGAGCGTCAACCTGTTCGACCCGAACACCGAGCAGCGCATCGATATTTAA